TCAATGACTTTATAAATGGTAAGTATTTAAATGCTAAGCAACTTATTTTAGATAAAGATAAACCTTTTGAATATTTTATGAATGCTTTTAGGTTATATAAACCTATTTATAAAAAACATTTCCAAGAACGCACTAATATTAGTATCTCAAATATAGAAAATAATATTAAACAAGCATTAAAAAAAAAATATTTAATAGAAAATAAAGATTATTGGGAAACAACAAAAAAAGGAAAAATATTTCTTAATTCATTATTAAAAATTTTTTTAAATTAAAAAATATTTAAAATTTAGACTGAAATACTAAATTAAAGATTTGATTTCCCAAAAAATATGCTTTTTTTTCAAACCTTGTTTTTATGTTAGGAATAGAGTCTTTGATAAAATTATTTGTGTCAGATAAATTTAAATAATTATCAATTTTTTTTATTGTATTTAATATATAAGAAGCATATTCTTTTGAATCAGTTTTGATATGTAAAATACCACCAAAAATTAATTTTTTTAAAATTTTTTTTAAAAAAATATATTGTATCATTCTTCTTTTATGGTGACGTTTTTTAGGCCAAGGATCAGGAAAAAAAATCTGTATTTTTGATAATGTATGATTAGAAATCATATTTTCAATTACTTCAATTGCATTATAATGTATAATTTTTAAATTTTCTAAATTAGAAACATAAGCAAAACGTAAACAAGAACCTATTCCTGATTGATATACTTCAATGCCTAAAAAATTATAATGATCAGAATGAATTGCTGTTTGTACTAAAGATTCGCCTGATCCAAAACCAATATCTAAAATAATTGGATAATTATATTTAAAAACTGATCTAAAATTTATAGGTGTTAATTGATAATTAATTCCAAATAAAGACCAATACTCTTTAATCGATTGCAATTGAGATTTAGTTATTCGGCCTTTTCGACATACAAAACTTTGGTTTTGTCTTAAAAATATCCCATTTTTATATTTAGGTGTTATAATGTTATTTTTCATATTTCAGTAAATTATTAATTATAAAATATTTGATAAAATCATATATTTATATCTTAACTTTTTTTAAAAAAAAATACAGCTATATTACTTTTTTAACTGATAAATAGTTCTATTAAAATGACACTTCATATTTTTTCACAATTAGTTCTGAACTGGTATCATTTAAACGGAAGAAAAAACCTTCCTTGGCAAAGAGATAAAACATTATATAGAGTTTGGATATCTGAAATAATGTTACAACAAACCCAAGTAAAAACTGTTATTCCATATTTTAAAAAATTTATATCAAAATTTCCAAATTTAAATTCTTTAAATAATGGTACTTTAAATGAAATTTTATATTTGTGGAGCGGTCTAGGATATTATAAGAGAGCTAAAAATATTTATGAAACAGCTAAAATTATAAAAAATAAATTTAATGGAAAATTTCCAAAA
This region of Buchnera aphidicola (Aphis craccivora) genomic DNA includes:
- the trmB gene encoding tRNA (guanosine(46)-N7)-methyltransferase TrmB, producing MKNNIITPKYKNGIFLRQNQSFVCRKGRITKSQLQSIKEYWSLFGINYQLTPINFRSVFKYNYPIILDIGFGSGESLVQTAIHSDHYNFLGIEVYQSGIGSCLRFAYVSNLENLKIIHYNAIEVIENMISNHTLSKIQIFFPDPWPKKRHHKRRMIQYIFLKKILKKLIFGGILHIKTDSKEYASYILNTIKKIDNYLNLSDTNNFIKDSIPNIKTRFEKKAYFLGNQIFNLVFQSKF